In one Gossypium hirsutum isolate 1008001.06 chromosome D09, Gossypium_hirsutum_v2.1, whole genome shotgun sequence genomic region, the following are encoded:
- the LOC107891756 gene encoding proteasome subunit alpha type-5 produces the protein MFLTRTEYDRGVNTFSPEGRLFQVEYAIEAIKLGSTAIGLKTKDGVVLAVEKRITSPLLEPSSVEKIMEIDEHIGCAMSGLIADARTLVEHARVETQNHRFSYGEPMTVESTTQALCDLALRFGEGDEESMSRPFGVSLLIAGHDENGTSLYYTDPSGTFWQCNAKAIGSGSEGADSSLQEQYNKDLTLQEAETIALSILKQVMEEKVTPNNVDIARVAPTYHLYTPSEVEAVITRL, from the exons ATGTTTCTCACAAG GACTGAGTATGATCGTGGGGTCAACACATTTTCACCGGAAGGAAGATTGTTCCAAGTGGAATATGCAATTGAGGCCATCAAG CTGGGTTCAACTGCAATTGGGCTAAAGACGAAAGACGGTGTCGTTTTGGCTGTGGAGAAGCGTATTACTTCACCATTGTTG GAACCCAGTAGTGTTGAGAAGATTATGGAAATTGATGAGCATATAGGATGTGCTATGAGTGGGTTGATTGCTGATGCACGGACCCTTGTTGAACATGCACGAGTTGAAACTCAG AACCATAGATTCTCATATGGTGAGCCAATGACCGTGGAGTCTACAACTCAAGCTCTTTGTGATCTGGCCCTTCGATTCGGTGAAGGAGATGAAGAATCCATG TCCCGACCATTTGGGGTATCTCTTCTCATTGCTGGTCATGATGAGAATGGGACTAGCTT ATACTATACCGATCCCTCTGGCACATTTTGGCAATGCAATGCAAAAGCTATAGGTTCGGGTTCCGAAGGTGCTGATAGCTCTTTGCAAGAGCAATACAACAAG GACTTAACTCTTCAAGAAGCTGAAACAATTGCCCTGTCGATTTTAAAGCAAGTAATGGAAGAAAAG GTGACTCCCAACAATGTCGATATCGCTCGAGTAGCACCGACATACCATCTATACACCCCGTCAGAGGTTGAAGCTGTCATTACTCGTCTATGA